A part of Bacillus rossius redtenbacheri isolate Brsri chromosome 1, Brsri_v3, whole genome shotgun sequence genomic DNA contains:
- the LOC134531235 gene encoding immediate early response 3-interacting protein 1: MAFTLWNLFEATLLCLNAVCVLHEERFLAKVGWGVNHSVQGFGEAPTVKSQILNLVRSIRTVMRIPLIFLNVLTIVFKLLLG; encoded by the exons atggcttttaCTTTGTGGAATTTATTTGAAGCTACGTTATTGTGTTTAAATGCTGTGTGTGTTCTCCATGAAGAACGATTTTTGGCGAAGG TGGGGTGGGGAGTGAACCACAGCGTCCAAGGCTTCGGGGAGGCGCCCACGGTGAAGTCCCAAATCCTGAACCTGGTCCGGTCCATACGCACCGTCATGAGGA TCCCGCTGATCTTCCTCAACGTCCTCACCATCGTCTTCAAGCTCCTGCTCGGATGA